The genomic DNA GCTGATGTCGAACAGCAAGATGCCATCCCGATACTCTTTCATAAGAAGATCGAACTCAGGATGTTTCGTAGTCAGATTCTTACGTTCGGCAGTAGTTACGATATCTCGGATAAAAAGATCGTAAACCTCCTGCATGAAATCTCCCGCATACGATTTCGTAGAGAACGGACAGCGCTGGATATAATAAGCGAACTCACTCTGGGGAAAATCCGTGCCATTCAGATGAAACAAAGTCTTGTTCATGTCTTTCGCCTTCTCGTAGAAAGCAGGATCGGACGGAAAATAGTCGTTGCACAAAGCTTGTAGTTCGGCATAAGCCTCGGGATAGAAGCAATATCCATACTCTTTTTTCATTCGTTCATCAAACGCACCGTAATATTCGAAATTCCGTTCTCCCTGCGCCATCTGGCGAGACCAGGCCTTCTTCTTATCATCGAAAGAAGGAATACCTTTCTTCTCGATCAACTTTATAATGTGATAACCAAAACGAGTTTTCACCGGTCGGGACAATTCCCCCGGAGTGTTCAAAGCGAAAGCAGCCACTTCGAACGGCTCCACCATCTCGCCGACACCAAAAGCTGGCAACTCCCCTCCCCGCTTGGCAGAACCGGCATCAGACGAGTATTCTTTTGCCAACATGGCAAAGTCAGCTCCATCCTTCGCTTTCCGATAAACTTCTTCCGCACGAGCCAATGTTTCAGCCTCTCCAAACTTCACCGAATCTTTCTCAAACGGGATCAGGACATGCGCTACACGTACCAGCCCCGGATTTCGCCTGCGACTGTGTATTTTTATGATATGGAAGCCCATAGTCGTCCGAACCGGCAGAGAGACGGAACCGACGGGCAACGAATAAGCGACATTTTCAAAGGCTTTAACCGTCTGCATCGGCAGCAAACAGTGTACATATTCATAGCCGACATTTTCCTTATCGGCATCTTTCAGTTCTTTGCCGACAGCGGCAAAATCCTCTCCCGCTTGAATACGCTCATAGGCCTCGATCGCTTTCTGATATACCGGAACCGTATCTTTCGATAATGTACGTTGCGGCAAGCGGAACAGAATATGACTCAATTCCAGCACTTCTCCATACCGGTCATATACGGCACGTACAGCAGCTTCCTCTCCATCCTTATCCGACAGATAACTTGAAGTCAATTGAGCCCGATAGCTATCCAATTCATCTTTGAACGCTTTCGTCTTGTCCAGTCCCAAATCTTCCGCTTCCGCCACTTTCAGTTTGAAGTTCTTAAACAACTCCACGTATGCATTCACGGATTTACGGTCAGACAAATTAACTTCGCTATTCTTTTGTGCAATAAAAATAAATTCATCCAACGGGATCTGCTTTCCGGCTACCGTCATCACTACCGAATCGACCGAAACTTGTGCATTTCCTGTCATACAAGCGAATACCAAAGATAATACAAGCAACTTCTTCATTAATCCTTCTTTTACCATATCACGATATCGTTTACAAAAATAACACTAATCTAACGGAGATGCAGCTTAAAAAGTACATTACCCCATTAAATTAGTGTTTTTTATAAATATAAAAACCGACATTCACTTTCAAAAGACAGGCGCCTTTTCATGAAACAGCTATTCCCACCTCTGCAAATCACTCGATTATTTTCTGCAAAAAACGGCTACAAAATAGGTAAAACCGGGAGGTTTTCATTGTCCGGCACGGTACTTTAGTTGCCGGACACCCCCATGTTGCTCCCTCTTACACCCGAATGTACCAGCTCTCTACACCCGGATGTTAAGGATGGTAACATGGGGGTGTTTACGGAATTATCTGCTTGCTTCTGCTAAAAAAAGAGAGTTTTTTTGTGGAATGAAGAACCGTATTTCGCCAATTTAATACCTGTTATATTCGTTTTTACATTTGTTTATTCGATTATTTTATATGCTTTTTCAAAAGCAAAAGAAGGCAATACACTGGTTTTCAATTACATGATAAAAACACCCTGTATCAGAAGTGATAGAGGAGTGATAAAGAAAAACACCCTGTATCACTGCCTCTGACGCTTGAATATTAATAACTACAACCTTCGCAGTGATAGAGTGATAGAGGATTTGCTGAAAACTTCGTATGCAAATCACAACCTTGGAAAATTTTGATGCGGTTGCCCTGAAAGTGGCAGGAATCAATAATATGTCATCAAACGTCAATCCGTCCATGACCACTCTGTCTGCAATAAATGACATAGAACTTATGCCTTAAAAATTATTGCACACAAACCTACAAAACAATTGACAATTAACAATGGACATTTTTGTCGCCCATTGTCAATTGCCAATTGCCAATTGTCAATTATTTAATTTGCCATTTCCGACAGGAACTTAATGCGGACGAGGCGAATCTCTTCTTCCGTATAATCACCACCTAATTCTTCGATTGCATCTTCCAGATCGTCTGTTTCCGAATCCTTGAAGTATTCATAAATATCATCGATATGATCTTCGTCCATCACATCGTTCAAGAAGTAGTCGATATTGATACGGGTTCCAGAATAAACGATCGCTTCTATTTCGTCGAGTAGTTCGTTAAATTCCAATCCGTTCGTCATGGCTATTTCGTCTAACGCCACCTTACGGTCGATACGCTGGATGATCGAAACCTTCAATTTGGATTTATTGGCAACCGTACGAACCCGAAGATCTTCGGGACGTTCGATCTCGTTTTCTTCCACATGACGCTTAATCAGCTCAATGAACTCCTTACCATATCTTTTTGCCTTACCGGCTCCGACACCCGGAATATTCTGCAATTCTTCCAACGTTACCGGATAAGTAGTGGCCATCGCTTCCAGAGACGGATCCTGGAAAATAACGAAAGGAGGCACTTCCAGACGCTTGGACAACTTCTTGCGTAAATCCTTCATCATCGAGAAAAGGGCAGGATCGACCGCACAAGCGGCTCCACCGCGTACGGGAACTTCTTCTTCCTCTTCATCGAATTCGTTGTCTTCTGTAATCTTGAAAGAGACAGGTTTCTTTATAAACTCTTTTCCTTTTTCTGTAATCTTCAACAGACCGTAGTTCTCGATGTCCTTGGCCAAATATCCGGCAATCAATGCTTGACGGATAACGGCATTCCATGTCTTCTCTTCCTCATCCGAACCGGAACCGAAAATCTCCAGTTCATTGTGCTTGTAAGATTGTATTTCGGAGGTCTCGTTGCCGACCAACATGTTGACAATATATTCTGCCTTGAATTTTTCCTTTAACGTACCAACCACTTCGAGTACGGCGCTTAATAATTCCTTTGCTTCCACTTTCTTTTTTGGGTTCAAACAATTATCACAATTTCCACAATTTTCTTCCAGGTATTCTTCACCGAAATAGTGCAACAAGACTTTCCGTCGACATACGGAAGTTTCGGCATAAGCAGCAGTCTCCAGAAGCAACTGCTTACCGATCTCCTGTTCCGCCACAGGTTTTCCCTGCATGAATTTTTCCAATTTCTGCAAGTCTTTATAGGCATAAAAAGCGATGCACTGGCCTTCACCGCCATCACGGCCGGCTCGTCCGGTTTCCTGGTAATATCCTTCGAGGCTTTTGGGAATATCATAATGGATGACATACCGTACGTCGGGTTTGTCGATCCCCATACCGAAAGCAATGGTCGCAACGATCACGTCTGCTTTTTCCATTAGGAACGCATCCTGATTGCTCGAACGCTGCTGCGAATCCATACCGGCATGATAAGGGAGCGCCTTGATACCGTTTGCTTTCAGAATATCGGCAAATTCTTCCACCTTCTTACGGCTCAAACAATAGATAATACCGGATTTTCCCTCGTTGGACTTAATATATTTGATGATCTCGCGGTCGATATTCGCCGTTTTCGGACGAATCTCATAATACAAATTAGAACGGTTGAAGGAGGATTTAAAGACAGAAGCGTCAATCATTCCCAAGTTTTTCTGAATATCGTGCTGCACTTTCGGAGTGGCTGTCGCCGTCAAAGCAATCAACGGACGCTTGCCGATTTCGTTTATGATCGGACGGATACGACGATATTCCGGACGGAAATCATGCCCCCATTCAGAAATACAATGTGCTTCGTCCACTGCATAAAACGAAATATTGACTTGGCGCAGAAACTCCACATTTTCATCTTTGGTCAATGACTCAGGAGCCACGTAGAGCAATTTCGTCCGGCCATTACGGATATCGTCTTTTACCTGGTCGATAGCCGATTTATTCAAGGAAGAGTTTATGAAATGGGCAACCCCGTCCTCTTCGCTGAAATTACGCATGGCATCCACTTGGTTCTTCATCAGGGCTATCAAAGGAGAAATCACTATGGCCGTCCCCTGCATCATAAGAGAAGGCAGTTGATAACACAAAGATTTTCCTCCTCCGGTCGGCATCAACACAAATGTATCATTTCCTGCCAGTACATTTTCGATGATTGCTCTCTGATTTCCTTTAAAGGTATCAAAACCAAAATGTTTTTTGAGCTCTTCTGTCAAATTATCCTTCTTCGCCATACTATTCATATTTTAAAAACCGCCGTCAGGTCATCTGCAGACGGTTTACGTCCGATTTTTCAAACTTTTCCTTCGCATACTCCAACGTGACATGGAGTGTCTTTTCATTTGCAGACGGCATACTGTACATGGCATCCATCATCACAGCCTCCACAATGGAACGTAAGCCACGTGCTCCCAACTTAAACTCAAGTGCCTTATCGACTATAAATTCGAACACGTCTTCGTCAAATGTCAGTTCAATATCATCCATCGCAAACAATTTGATATATTGCTTGATGATCGAGTTCTTCGGTTCCGTCAAGATATTACGAAGCGTACTCCTATCCAACGGGTTCAAATAGGTCAAGATAGGCAGACGTCCGATGATTTCCGGAATCAGGCCAAACGATTTCAAGTCGGTTGGTGTAATGTATTTCAGCAGATTGTTGCGATCCACCTGCGCCGTGTTTTCGTTTGCGGCGTATCCTACTACACGTGTATTCAAACGCTGGGCGATTTTCTTCTCTATTCCGTCGAAAGCGCCACCACATACAAACAGGATATTTTTCGTATCCACGGCAATCATTTTCTGCTCCGGATGCTTGCGCCCACCCTGCGGGGGTACGTTCACGATGGAACCTTCCAAGAGCTTCAGCAAGCCCTGCTGCACACCTTCACCGCTTACATCACGGGTAATGGAAGGATTATCGCTCTTACGGGCGATCTTATCTATTTCATCGATAAATACGATACCACGCTGTGCCGCTTCGACATCATAATCGGCAGCCTGCAACAGACGGGTCAAAATGCTTTCTATATCCTCCCCTACATAACCGGCTTCTGTCAAGACCGTCGCATCTACAATGGCAAACGGGACATGGAGCAATTTGGCGATCGTACGGGCAAGTAGCGTTTTACCTGTCCCCGTAGCACCCACCATAATAATATTCGATTTCTCGATCTCAACATCATCCGATGTTACTTTCTGGATCAAACGTTTGTAATGGTTATACACAGCAACCGACAGATAACGTTTAGCGTCGTCCTGACCTATCACATATTGGTCCAGAAAAGTCTTAATATCCTCAGGCTTAGGCAGATCTTTCTGGTTTAATCCAAAAGAACTCCCCTTGCCAGGCATTTGTTCTTTTACTATTTCGTACGCTTGCTGTGCACATTCATCGCAAATAGCACCGGAAATCCCGTTAATCAACATATTAACGTCCCGGCTACCGCGTCCGCAAAACGTACAGCTATCGCCTGTTTTGGCCATTCCGTATTTGTTTTTTAAAGAGAGTACGTTAAAAGCTCCTGTTCCCGCATTCGATACAAGGGACAAGGGACTTTTAACGCAGCCCCTTACATTAATATTATTTATTACGAACCAGAACCTTGTCGATCATACCGTAAGCCAAAGCTTCCTCTGCCGTCATCCAATAGTCACGGTCACTATCGTGTTCAACCTTTTCATAAGGTTGACCTGAATGAGTTGATATGATTGTGTAGAGTTCCTTCTTTACTTTCAGGATTTCACGAGCCGTGATCTCAATATCCGAAGCCTGTCCCTGCGCACCGCCTAACGGCTGGTGAATCATCACGCGGGAATGAGGCAAGGCCATACGCTTGCCTTTCGTTCCGGCGACCAGCAATACCGCAGCAAAAGAAGCTGCCATACCCGTACAGATAGTCGACACGTCACTACTGATAAACTGCATCGTGTCATAAATACCATATCCTGCATAAACAGAGCCACCCGGAGAATTGATATAAATTGAAATATCCTTGCCCGGATCGCTTGAATCCAGATACAACAACTGTGCCTGGATTACATTTGCCGTATAATCGTCAACCTGTGTACCTAAAAAAATGATACGGTCCATCATCAACCGTGAAAAAACGTCCATCTGAGCAACGTTCAATTGACGCTCTTCGATAATCGTCGGAGATATGTAACTGCTGGTTATATTCATATAACTGTCCAGCGCATTACTGTTCATCCCTAAATGCTTCGTTGCATACTTTCTGAAATCTTCCATAATCTATAGTCTTATTGTGTTACCGAAAAGTCATAAAAAAAGGGATTCCTCTCTTACTTATCGGAATAACAAAGTTATAAATAAATTTCTGAAAGAAACAACTTATTTGCTGTCCGGTAAGATATTTTTTCGAGAGAAAGCCCTTTTTAGATAAAAAAGCTGCTGCTGCCGCTTTTTCAGGTAGTCTTATTCTTCAAAAAGTTTGTTGAATTCGTCGGCTGTCACCTCCTTGGTATCCAGTTCGACTTGTTCTTTCAACCAGCCTGCCAGTTTTTCTTCAACTGCACGGTCAATGATATTCTGCAGCGTCTGCTTGTTTTTCAAAATGTCTTTAGCATAGTTAGCCAATACGTCTTCCGGTACGGAAAGCATTCCATACTGGGCAAACTGGGCTTTAGCTACACGTTTAGCGAAGCCTTCGATATCAGCATCTTCAACTTTCAATCCGTTTTCCTTCACCAGATTTTCTTTGATCAGCTGATATTTCAAGTCTTCTATGATCCGAGGATATTCTTCGTCGATCTTTTCTTTCGTATTCTTTTCATTGGCAACCAGCAACCAACGCTTTAACAGGTCTTCGGCAAACGAAAGTTCACCGGCCTTCTGAACCAGCAGGTCACGGGCATCGACCAAGAACTTGAAGTCGCTCTGCGGAGTGAACTGCTCAGCCAAAGCTTCGCGGATCTTGTTCTTGAATTCTTCTTCGCTGGTAACAACGCCTTCACCGAAGACTTTGTCGAACAATTCCTGGTTCAGCTCTGCATTCTTATGACGAGTCACCTCCGTGATTTCAAAGCTAAAATCGCCTGTGATACCACTGACGGCTTCCTTATTCACTTTCAAGAAAGAAGCGATTTCTGCTTCTGCACCTTCGTAGGCCTTATTCGGATTGAATACGATCACAGAGTTCTTCTTTGCACCGATGAATTTAGCTTTTTCAGCTTCATCCTTTATGTACATCGGCATCAAAACAGCCTCTTCAACAACGATACCGCCTTCTTTCGGAGAACCGTTTTCCAGTTCGGCTACCGTACCTTTCACCAAGTCTTTTTCTTCTACATCCTCAACCTGGTCGTACGTTCCGAAATTAGCCTGGTAAGCCTCGACTTGTTTGCCGATCATTTCGTCGTCGATATTCACCTGGTAATAAGGAACCTTGTCATTTTTGGACAATTCGATCTTGATTTCCGGAGCCAGCGCTACATCAAAACAAAATTCGAAGTCTTCCTGAGTATCGAAGTTGATTTCTTTCTGTTCAGTTTCGTTAGGCAGCGGTTCGCCCAAAATGTTCAGTTTGTTTTCACGGATATAGTTGTACAGGTTTTCAGAAACCAATTTGTTGATTTCTTCGACCAACACATGCTTGCCATACATTTTCTTTACCATACCCATTGGGACCATCCCTTTACGGAAACCCGGCATCTCTGCTTTCTGACGGAAGCTGCGAAGGCTCTTTTCAACCTTGTCTGCATAGTCAGCTTTCACTATTTCCAATTTCACAATGCCTTTTGTAGCATCAATGTTTTTAAGCGAAACGTTCATTCTGAATGATTTATTTAATTAATAGTCTTGTTCGAATTTTAGGGTGCAAAATTAGACTTAATCTTTTAATCTCGCAAATTGTTTGCTTAAATTGTTATAACCGAGATGAATTTAGGAGCAATATTATTTTTTTCAGGATAAATTGTTGTTTATCTAAAATAAATGTATTCCTTTGCGATGTGAAAGGGCATTAACCTTGAACGGACCTAACATTGTTTTTTATTTCTTCATTTACTCGTTACTTGTCGAATATCTCTCACTGTTACGAAATTCCGGTTTACTACTTTCATTGAAGTAACAATTTTATTTTTTAATTTCTATTTTTATGAACATCTATGTTGGAAACCTGAACTATCGTGTTCGGGAAGATGATTTGAAACAAGTAATGGAAGAATACGGTACGGTTGAATCCGTAAAGATCATCAAAGACCGTGAAACAGGCAAATCAAAAGGTTTTGGTTTCGTTGAAATGCCGGACGATGAAGCTGCGAAAAAAGCAATCGCCGAGTTGAACGAAGCAGAATATGAAGGCCGCCAGATAGTAATAAAAGAGGCTCGTCCTAAATAATTACTTTTCCGGGAAAAAATAAGAAACTTCTGCTTAACTTTGAGCAGAAGTTTTTTTATGCTCAAAAATATGTTCTTAAAAGGTATATATGCCGGAAAACCGGCCATCTTCCAATTGACCGTCCTGCTTCTCCTGATTCTGGCAGGCGCAGTTTTCTCATCGCTGATTGCAATGGGATTCTTCTATATGATCTATGGTCTGCACGCCGATATTACGCAGTATTCGGACATGATGCGCCTGTTGCAACTTATTTCAGCCCTCGGCACATTCCTCTTTCCTGCATTGGCACTTGCGTGGCTGTGCAGCTACAATCCGAAAGAATATCTGTCGATCGGGAAAATGCCTAAAGGACACATATTGCTTCTCACATTTCTCAGCATATTTTTGATCACTCCTTCCATCAGCCTGACCGGAATACTGAATAAGCAGATGGAACTGCCATCTTTTATGGAACCCATAGAAAACTGGATGCGGTTGCAAGAGGAAACGGCCGAACAACTGACTCTGAAATTGCTGGCCGGAAGAGGGATCATAACTTTGTTTTTTAACCTGATCGTTATCGCGGTAGCTGCCGGCATTACGGAAGAATTCCTTTTCAGGGGCGCTTTGCAACGGATAATCGGGAAATGGACGTACAATCATCATATCATCATCTGGAGTGCAGCCATCATTTTCAGTACCTTCCACATGCAGTTTTTCGGCTTCCTTCCACGTATGCTGTTAGGAGCTTATTTCGGATATTTACTTTATTGGACCCGGAACATCTGGATACCGGTATTTGCCCACTTCGTTAATAATGCAATTGCTGTCATCAGCATGTCGGATGCCAAATTAAAAGACAACGAATTCATTACCGGAGATATTTCCACACAGAATTTGTTGCCCTACACAATCGTGGCGATCGTTGCGTTATTTTTCTTTGTCCGTTGCTGTCGGAAATTGAAAATTATCAGATCGTCTAATCTTAATTCTTAAAAGTCTTTTTTGCGGAGAACAAAATCCTTACCCAGATATTTTTCACGCACAATTTCATTTTCGGCCAACTGCTCGGCAGTTCCCTGAAAAAGCACTTTCCCTTCGAACAGCAGATAGGCACGGTCACAGATACTCAAAGTCTCGTATACGTTATGATCTGTGATCAGAATCCCGATATTCTTATGTTTCAGCTTTGCGACAATACTCTGGATATCTTGTACGGCAATCGGGTCTACCCCGGCAAACGGTTCGTCAAGCATGATAAATTTCGGATCGATAGCCAGACAGCGAGCGATCTCCGCACGCCGGCGTTCACCTCCGGACAACTGGTCGCCCAAATTCTTCCGCACTTTATTCAGACCAAATTCGGCAATCAGACTCTCCAATTTTTCTTTCTGGTATTCGGATGTTGTCTCTGTCATTTCCAATACGGAACGAATGTTATCCTCCACCGTCATTTTACGGAAAATAGACGCCTCCTGAGCTAAGTAGCCAATACCATTACGAGCGCGTTTATACACCGGAAACTTCGTGATCTCCATATCGTTCAAGAATATCTTTCCTTCATTGGGAGTCACCAACCCTACCGTCATATAGAAAGTAGTCGTTTTCCCAGCTCCATTAGGGCCAAGCAATCCCACGATCTCTCCCTGCTTCACATTGATCGAAACATGATTTACAACGGTACGTGTCTTATATTTTTTAACGAGGTCCTCCGTACGGAGCACCATTTGTTGTTCGTCTGCCATATCCAAAATCTTTGCCACAAAGAAACGGAATTAATTCCTTCTATACAAATCGTTCACTACGCTTTTATTGACTTACAGCCCAGTTTAGATTAAATACAAACCAGAAGTATCAAGCCTGAAATGAACAGTTGTTCCCAGAATTGCGTTATATTTGCAGACTGTAATTGAATAGAAACATAAAATAATGAATAAAGCATTACATCAAGTAGGTGAATATGTCATGTTGATGGGGAAATGCATCTCCGTACCCAACCGGTGGAGCATGTTCTTTAAGCAGTTGATAAAGGAAATATATAAATTAGGAGTCGATTCCCTTTGGATCGTTGTCATCATTTCCATTTTTATCGGTACGGTTATTGCCATCCAGATTTCACTGAATATCAGTTCGCCGCTCATTCCTAAATTTACGATAGGATATACAACGCGTGAAATTATCCTGCTGGAATTTTCTTCTTCCATCATGTCGTTGATTCTGGCGGGTAAAGTCGGTAGCAACATTGCTTCCGAAATCGGGACCATGCGTGTGACGGAGCAGATCGACGCAATGGAGATCATGGGAGTTAACTCCGCCAACTTCCTGATCCTGCCAAAGATGGTCGGTATGATGACTTTCATTCCGGTATTAGTTATCTTCAGTATGTTCACCGGTATTTTGGGAGGTATCGCAGCCAGCCATTCCACAGGAACAGGTATGACACCCGCTTCTTTCGAATATGGTTTACAGTTCTATTTCAATGAGTTCTACATCTGGTACTCCATCATTAAATCCGTTGTGTATGCATTTATTATTTCATCCATAGCCGCCTACTTCGGTTACAATGTAAAAGGCGGTGCACTGGAAGTAGGTAAAGCCAGTACGAACGCGGTCGTTATGAGCAGTATCATGATTCTGCTGGCCGACGTGATCTTAACCAACTTAATGCTGACATAAAAAATGGTAGAAGTAAAACATATCACCAAGTCCTTTGAAGGACGAGTTGTCCTGAATGACATCAGTGCTGTATTCGAAACGGGAAAAACAAACCTGATTATCGGGCGAAGCGGCTCCGGGAAAACGGTTCTTATCAAAAATATTATCGGGCTGATGCGTCCGGATTCGGGAGAGATTTTATATGACGGCCGTGACTTGACATCGATGGATAAGCACGAATTGAACATGTTGCGCCGTGAAATGGGTATGCTGTTCCAAGGATCGGCCTTATTCGACAGCATGACGGTGTTGGAAAATGTCATGTTCCCGCTGGATATGTTCTCAAACGACACTTACAAAGATCGTTTGAAGCGTGCCCAGTTCTGTCTGGACCGTGTGAACCTGTCGGAAGCCGGTCACCTCTATCCTTCTGAGATCAGCGGCGGTATGATGAAACGTGCCGCTATTGCCCGCGCCATCGCCCTGAACCCGAAATATCTGTTCTGTGACGAACCGAACTCCGGCCTGGACCCCAAGACTTCGTTGATTATCGACGACCTGATCCACGATATCACCGCCGAATACAAAATGACGACTATCATCAACACACATGACATGAACTCCGTCATGAATATCGGTGAAAACATTATCTTCATCAAAGAAGGCGTAAAAGAATGGCAGGGGAACAGCAAAGAGGTTATTACTTCCAAGAACAAAGCATTGAACGATTTTATCTTCGCTTCTGACCTGTTCCGTAAGGTAAAAGAGGTCGAGGAAGAAGAGTTAAAAGAAGAAGAACTGAAAGCAAAGTAAAAAAATAATCCGATGCCCATCGGATGAAAAAACGATGGGCATCGGAT from Parabacteroides merdae ATCC 43184 includes the following:
- a CDS encoding ABC transporter ATP-binding protein, producing MVEVKHITKSFEGRVVLNDISAVFETGKTNLIIGRSGSGKTVLIKNIIGLMRPDSGEILYDGRDLTSMDKHELNMLRREMGMLFQGSALFDSMTVLENVMFPLDMFSNDTYKDRLKRAQFCLDRVNLSEAGHLYPSEISGGMMKRAAIARAIALNPKYLFCDEPNSGLDPKTSLIIDDLIHDITAEYKMTTIINTHDMNSVMNIGENIIFIKEGVKEWQGNSKEVITSKNKALNDFIFASDLFRKVKEVEEEELKEEELKAK